In one Bradyrhizobium sp. 4 genomic region, the following are encoded:
- a CDS encoding chlorite dismutase family protein: MFRTFRGGQSGGWRITSISPVTGEPLAFMPALSVTDSEAIALPLVPSRNAWRLVGAASNLRYTERAEKQQLTAVQAGLGRLEATSAALIPIRKSQAWWELTQEERRRIFEDKSHHIASSLRFLPAIARQLYHCRDLGGPFDFLTWFEFAPAHASLFEELVAMLRRTEEWSYVEREVDVRAVKEVLSA; this comes from the coding sequence ATGTTCAGGACCTTCCGAGGCGGCCAGAGTGGGGGTTGGCGCATCACCTCGATTTCGCCTGTGACGGGCGAACCCCTCGCCTTCATGCCGGCGCTGTCGGTCACCGACAGCGAGGCCATCGCATTGCCCCTGGTGCCCTCGCGCAATGCCTGGCGGCTGGTCGGCGCCGCGAGCAACTTGCGCTACACCGAGCGCGCCGAGAAGCAGCAGCTCACGGCCGTGCAGGCCGGCCTCGGCCGGCTGGAAGCGACCAGCGCGGCGCTGATCCCGATCCGCAAGTCGCAGGCCTGGTGGGAGCTGACCCAGGAAGAGCGCCGCAGGATCTTCGAGGACAAGTCGCATCACATCGCGAGCAGCCTGCGCTTCCTGCCTGCGATTGCGCGCCAGCTCTATCATTGCCGCGACCTCGGCGGGCCCTTCGATTTTCTGACCTGGTTCGAATTCGCGCCCGCGCACGCCTCGCTGTTCGAGGAGCTGGTTGCGATGCTGAGGCGGACCGAGGAGTGGAGTTATGTCGAGCGCGAGGTCGACGTCCGCGCGGTGAAGGAAGTGCTGTCGGCCTAG
- a CDS encoding gamma-glutamylcyclotransferase family protein produces MTSDRLFVYGTLMRGFDHPMARLLAGHADFLGEATCRGRLVLVKHYPGLLLSDVPSDRVHGELFHLGVPDELLRELDMYEACGEGFPAPTEYRRQLVDVTGPDGATAPAWTYIYNWPVTDLPRIESGRFLDH; encoded by the coding sequence ATGACCTCCGATCGTCTTTTCGTCTACGGCACGCTGATGCGCGGCTTCGACCATCCGATGGCGCGGTTGCTTGCGGGCCATGCGGATTTTCTGGGTGAAGCGACCTGCCGCGGCCGGCTCGTTCTGGTGAAGCATTATCCGGGGCTGCTGCTCTCCGATGTGCCGTCCGACCGCGTCCACGGCGAACTCTTTCACCTGGGCGTGCCCGACGAGCTGTTGCGCGAGCTCGACATGTACGAGGCCTGCGGCGAGGGCTTTCCGGCGCCGACCGAATATCGGCGCCAGCTGGTCGACGTGACAGGCCCGGACGGCGCGACGGCACCGGCCTGGACCTACATCTACAACTGGCCCGTCACCGATCTGCCGCGCATCGAATCCGGCCGCTTCCTCGATCACTAG
- a CDS encoding transglutaminase family protein — MPLLTIHHKTEYRYTRPVAFGEHRIMLRPRDGHDLRVLDSRLEISPEPMSLHWIHDVFGNSVAIANFDERADTLVFDWHVTVEHNPVEEFALTPDDSAYFYPFAYDDEEFPDLVHYITPQYTDPDGEIAEWARGFLDEDAPTPTFKILSGMTHGIRERFKYRKRHELGTQHPLDTLQSGSGTCRDYALFMIEALRHLGIAARFVSGYIFLPEDIEQRHVGGGSTHAWVQVYLPSAGWIEFDPTNGIVGTRDLIRVAVARDPRQAIPLHGVYIGAAGAFDAMDVTIRVVSDEQRSGEKVEAEAS, encoded by the coding sequence ATGCCGCTGCTGACGATTCATCACAAGACCGAATATCGCTACACCCGCCCGGTGGCGTTCGGCGAACACAGGATCATGCTGCGTCCGCGCGACGGGCATGATCTGCGCGTGCTCGACTCCAGGCTCGAGATCTCGCCCGAGCCGATGTCGCTGCACTGGATCCACGACGTGTTCGGCAATTCCGTCGCGATCGCGAATTTCGACGAGCGCGCGGACACGCTGGTCTTCGATTGGCACGTCACCGTCGAGCACAATCCGGTCGAGGAGTTCGCGCTGACGCCGGACGACTCGGCCTATTTCTATCCGTTCGCGTATGATGACGAGGAATTTCCCGACCTCGTCCACTACATCACCCCGCAATACACCGATCCCGACGGCGAGATCGCGGAATGGGCGCGCGGCTTTCTCGACGAGGACGCGCCGACGCCGACCTTCAAGATCCTGAGCGGCATGACCCACGGCATCCGCGAGCGGTTCAAGTACCGCAAGCGCCACGAGCTGGGCACGCAGCATCCGCTCGACACCTTGCAGTCCGGTAGCGGAACCTGCCGCGACTACGCGCTGTTCATGATCGAGGCGCTGCGCCATCTCGGCATCGCCGCACGATTCGTCTCCGGCTACATCTTCCTGCCGGAGGATATCGAGCAGCGCCATGTCGGCGGTGGTTCGACGCATGCCTGGGTGCAGGTCTACCTGCCGAGCGCGGGCTGGATTGAATTCGATCCGACCAACGGCATCGTCGGCACCCGCGACCTCATCCGCGTCGCGGTCGCACGCGATCCGCGCCAGGCGATCCCGCTGCACGGCGTCTATATCGGCGCTGCGGGCGCGTTCGACGCCATGGACGTCACCATCAGGGTGGTGTCGGACGAGCAGCGCAGCGGTGAGAAAGTCGAGGCTGAGGCTTCGTAG
- a CDS encoding N-formylglutamate amidohydrolase, whose protein sequence is MALDTIEATNQLLSEGDVPPVHEVNAQGTSPFLLTSDHYGRVLPRALGDLGVAGGELTRHIAWDIGIAGVADRLAEMLGAHLIAQRYSRLVIDCNRPPGAVSSIPLISEATAIPRNEGISEQERKARRREIFEPYHRRIEAAIGRRVHDKRPTVLVSLHSFTPVYAGVARPWHIGALYNRDTVLPQLLLRHLSRESDLVVGDNEPYAVNDLTDYTIPVHGEARGLVNTGIEIRQDLIADQSGQQQWAERLARIFAEIELELRAERLID, encoded by the coding sequence ATGGCTTTAGACACAATCGAGGCGACCAATCAACTCCTCAGCGAGGGTGACGTCCCCCCAGTGCACGAGGTGAATGCGCAAGGGACCTCGCCTTTTCTGCTCACCTCGGACCACTACGGACGGGTCCTGCCGCGTGCGCTCGGCGATCTCGGCGTCGCGGGAGGCGAGCTGACGCGGCATATCGCCTGGGACATCGGCATTGCGGGGGTCGCCGACCGGCTCGCAGAGATGCTGGGCGCACATCTGATCGCCCAGCGCTATTCGCGGCTGGTGATCGACTGCAACCGCCCGCCCGGCGCCGTGAGCTCTATCCCCCTGATTTCCGAAGCAACCGCGATCCCGCGCAACGAGGGAATTTCGGAGCAGGAACGCAAAGCGCGCAGGCGCGAGATCTTCGAGCCCTATCACCGCCGTATCGAGGCCGCGATCGGCCGCCGCGTGCACGACAAGCGGCCGACAGTGCTGGTATCGCTGCACAGCTTCACCCCCGTTTACGCCGGCGTCGCGCGCCCCTGGCACATCGGCGCGCTCTACAATCGCGACACCGTGCTGCCGCAGCTGTTGCTCAGACATCTGAGCAGAGAGAGCGATCTCGTCGTCGGCGACAACGAGCCCTACGCGGTCAACGACCTCACCGACTACACCATCCCCGTCCACGGCGAAGCCCGCGGCCTCGTCAACACCGGCATCGAGATCCGCCAGGATCTGATCGCGGACCAGTCCGGCCAGCAACAATGGGCCGAGCGGCTGGCGAGGATTTTTGCGGAGATCGAGCTGGAGCTGCGGGCAGAGAGGCTTATCGACTAG
- a CDS encoding LysE family translocator — MMSLQAYLAFLAACIALALLPGPIVTLVIANGLRHGTRAALTNVAGAQAGLAIVIGIVAVGLTSLMATMGYWFDWVRFAGAAYLVWLGIKLIWAPVEGVNVDQPPAPPRGGFFLQGFLVLLSNPKVLVFFGAFIPQFMDMNRDHFPQVALLGATFMVTAVMTDALYAIAAGRARKFFSARRTRMMSRISGGFMIGGGIWLALTRAK; from the coding sequence ATGATGTCTCTGCAAGCCTATCTCGCCTTCCTTGCCGCCTGCATTGCGCTGGCGCTGCTGCCGGGGCCGATCGTCACTCTCGTCATCGCCAACGGGCTGCGCCACGGCACGCGTGCGGCGCTGACCAATGTGGCCGGTGCGCAGGCCGGCCTCGCCATCGTCATCGGCATCGTCGCGGTCGGCCTGACCTCGCTGATGGCGACCATGGGCTACTGGTTCGACTGGGTGCGCTTTGCCGGCGCCGCCTATCTGGTTTGGCTCGGCATCAAGCTGATCTGGGCGCCGGTCGAGGGCGTCAATGTCGACCAGCCGCCGGCGCCGCCGCGCGGCGGATTCTTTCTGCAAGGTTTCCTGGTGCTGCTGTCGAACCCGAAGGTGCTGGTGTTCTTCGGCGCCTTCATCCCGCAGTTCATGGACATGAATCGCGACCACTTCCCGCAGGTCGCGCTGCTGGGTGCAACCTTCATGGTCACTGCGGTGATGACGGACGCGCTCTACGCCATCGCCGCGGGGCGGGCCCGAAAGTTCTTTTCGGCTCGCCGCACCCGCATGATGTCGCGCATCTCCGGCGGGTTCATGATCGGCGGCGGCATCTGGCTGGCGCTGACCAGGGCAAAATAA
- a CDS encoding metalloregulator ArsR/SmtB family transcription factor, which produces MDEVFKALADASRRSLLDRLHTRNGQTLNELCEGLAMTRQAVTKHLAILEQANLVTTIRHGREKLHYLNPVPIHQIGERWIKKFERGKLAALGELKRQLEKRDE; this is translated from the coding sequence ATGGATGAGGTCTTCAAAGCGCTCGCCGATGCGTCACGACGGTCGCTGCTCGACAGGCTTCACACCAGGAACGGCCAGACGCTGAACGAGCTCTGCGAAGGCCTCGCGATGACGCGCCAGGCGGTGACCAAGCACCTTGCGATTCTGGAACAGGCCAACCTGGTCACGACCATCAGGCACGGCCGCGAGAAGCTGCACTATCTCAATCCGGTTCCGATCCATCAGATCGGCGAGCGCTGGATCAAGAAATTCGAGCGCGGCAAGCTCGCCGCACTCGGCGAGTTGAAACGCCAGTTGGAGAAGCGTGATGAGTAA
- a CDS encoding SRPBCC family protein, whose amino-acid sequence MSKPQFVYVTYIETTPTRLWEALTSSEFSKQYWFGAEVRSDWKIGSPFALLLDGETTDSGEILEADPPRRLSYSFKHQKYEELRGEPISRVVFTIEPFGSLVRLTVLHDGFVEGGKYLGAVSNGWPAILSGLKSLLERGKVLAIPRAALNKGFDAK is encoded by the coding sequence ATGAGTAAGCCGCAATTCGTCTATGTCACCTACATCGAGACCACGCCAACGAGGCTGTGGGAGGCGCTGACATCAAGCGAGTTCAGCAAGCAATACTGGTTTGGCGCCGAGGTCAGGTCCGACTGGAAAATCGGCTCCCCTTTCGCGCTGCTGCTGGACGGCGAGACCACCGATTCCGGCGAAATCCTAGAAGCCGATCCACCGCGGCGGTTGTCCTACAGCTTCAAGCACCAGAAATACGAAGAGCTGCGCGGCGAACCGATCTCGCGCGTCGTGTTCACCATCGAACCGTTCGGCTCGCTCGTGCGTTTGACCGTGCTGCATGACGGCTTCGTCGAAGGCGGCAAATATCTCGGCGCCGTTTCCAACGGCTGGCCGGCGATCCTGTCCGGCCTCAAGAGCCTGCTGGAACGCGGCAAAGTGCTGGCCATTCCGCGCGCAGCCCTCAACAAGGGATTTGATGCAAAATGA
- a CDS encoding SRPBCC family protein, whose amino-acid sequence MNLDQFKPLTVYTIYIAATPEQVWEALTSAEFSRKYFSGFAVEMEPRLGGKFIVRAPDGSEHISGDVFEYDPPNRLTVTWNVNWPDLVAKLGTTLVTYEIEQAGEAVRLTMSERHDRPLSDDILSGGRTGWPAILSGLKSLLETGKAPQIKMAPPAQMLEALRAMGIKTP is encoded by the coding sequence ATGAACCTCGATCAGTTCAAGCCGCTCACCGTCTACACGATTTACATCGCCGCGACGCCGGAGCAGGTGTGGGAGGCGCTGACCTCCGCCGAGTTCAGCCGCAAATACTTTTCCGGCTTTGCGGTTGAGATGGAGCCCAGACTCGGCGGCAAATTCATCGTGCGCGCGCCTGACGGGTCGGAACACATCTCGGGCGATGTATTCGAATACGATCCGCCGAACAGGCTGACGGTGACGTGGAACGTCAACTGGCCCGACCTCGTCGCGAAGCTCGGCACCACGCTTGTCACTTATGAGATCGAACAAGCCGGCGAGGCCGTCCGCCTCACCATGAGCGAACGTCACGACCGCCCGCTCAGCGACGACATCCTTTCCGGCGGCCGCACCGGCTGGCCCGCAATCCTGTCGGGGCTGAAGAGCCTGCTGGAAACGGGCAAGGCGCCGCAGATCAAGATGGCGCCGCCGGCGCAGATGCTGGAAGCGTTGAGGGCGATGGGGATCAAGACGCCGTAG
- a CDS encoding transglutaminase family protein, translating to MKLRVGFEMLYEFPQPTPMIMVLGTHFTRASDVIVPDLVTTRPSVPITPYRDLFGNWCSRIVAPAGTFRLAGDGVVSDSGLPDPAFPNAVQHAVEALPTDTLVYLLGSRYCETDRLSDIAWKLFEHTPPGWARVQAICDFVHRHIAFGYEHARATKTAREVYDEGKGVCRDYAHLAIAFCRCMNIPARYCTGYLSDIGTPKPWAVGDFAGWFEAYLGGSWHMFDPRNNTPRIGRVLIAQGRDAADVPITQTFGPNKLLNFKVWTDEVA from the coding sequence ATGAAGCTCCGCGTCGGGTTTGAGATGCTGTACGAATTCCCGCAGCCCACGCCTATGATCATGGTGTTGGGCACGCACTTCACCCGCGCCTCCGATGTCATCGTGCCCGACCTGGTGACCACCAGACCCTCGGTGCCGATCACTCCCTATCGCGACCTCTTCGGCAATTGGTGCAGCCGCATCGTAGCGCCGGCCGGCACCTTTCGCCTTGCCGGCGATGGGGTCGTGAGTGACAGCGGCCTGCCCGACCCGGCGTTTCCGAACGCAGTTCAGCACGCCGTCGAGGCGCTGCCGACCGACACGCTCGTCTATCTGCTCGGCAGTCGCTACTGCGAGACCGATCGCCTGTCGGATATCGCATGGAAATTGTTCGAGCACACGCCGCCCGGCTGGGCGCGGGTCCAGGCCATCTGCGATTTCGTTCATCGTCACATCGCCTTCGGCTATGAGCACGCGCGCGCAACCAAGACGGCGCGGGAAGTCTACGACGAAGGCAAGGGTGTGTGCCGCGACTATGCTCATCTTGCCATCGCGTTCTGCCGCTGCATGAACATCCCGGCGCGCTACTGCACCGGCTATCTCAGCGACATCGGCACGCCGAAGCCCTGGGCCGTGGGAGATTTCGCCGGATGGTTCGAGGCTTATCTCGGCGGAAGCTGGCACATGTTCGATCCCCGCAACAACACGCCGCGGATCGGCCGCGTGCTGATCGCGCAAGGACGCGATGCCGCGGACGTCCCGATCACCCAGACCTTCGGTCCGAATAAGCTGCTCAATTTCAAAGTATGGACCGACGAGGTTGCCTGA
- a CDS encoding DUF2189 domain-containing protein yields MSISGKVDPVVRPVAATDIAEALVEGLRDFQALPLYGLCFGALYAAGGTAIMLCFTAFGMVYLIYPLAAGFALLGPFVAIGLYEVSRRRERGEPVSPGAIWSAVRARGEIGWMAFVTLFVFVVWMYQVRLLIALLLGLHASFSSLQEFMTVVLTTNEGLLFLGIGNAVGAVLSLILFSLTVVSFPLLLDREVDFVTAMVTSVRAVVASPLPMIGWAAVIVMVLIVSALPYFLGLVVTLPVLGHATWHLYRRIVVPVA; encoded by the coding sequence ATGTCCATTTCGGGCAAGGTCGATCCGGTGGTGCGTCCCGTCGCGGCGACCGACATCGCCGAGGCGCTGGTCGAGGGCCTGCGTGATTTCCAGGCGCTGCCGCTTTACGGCCTTTGCTTCGGCGCGCTCTACGCCGCCGGCGGCACTGCCATCATGCTGTGCTTCACTGCGTTCGGCATGGTCTATCTGATCTATCCGCTGGCCGCCGGCTTCGCGCTGCTCGGGCCATTCGTGGCGATCGGGCTCTATGAAGTCAGCCGCCGTCGCGAGCGCGGCGAGCCCGTCTCGCCCGGCGCGATCTGGTCGGCCGTGCGCGCGCGCGGCGAGATCGGCTGGATGGCCTTCGTCACGCTGTTCGTCTTCGTGGTCTGGATGTATCAGGTGCGGCTTCTGATCGCGCTGCTGCTTGGCCTGCATGCCTCGTTCTCGAGCCTGCAGGAGTTCATGACGGTGGTGCTGACCACGAACGAGGGCTTGCTGTTCCTCGGCATCGGCAACGCGGTCGGCGCGGTGCTGTCGCTGATCCTGTTTTCGCTGACCGTGGTGTCGTTTCCGCTGCTGCTCGACCGCGAGGTCGATTTCGTCACGGCGATGGTGACAAGCGTGCGCGCGGTCGTCGCCAGCCCGCTGCCGATGATTGGCTGGGCCGCGGTGATCGTGATGGTCCTGATCGTCTCGGCGCTGCCGTATTTTCTGGGGCTGGTGGTGACGCTGCCCGTGCTCGGGCACGCGACCTGGCATCTTTATCGGCGCATCGTGGTGCCGGTGGCGTAA